One part of the Epinephelus fuscoguttatus linkage group LG12, E.fuscoguttatus.final_Chr_v1 genome encodes these proteins:
- the mogat3b gene encoding 2-acylglycerol O-acyltransferase 3b, whose amino-acid sequence MTKEKTQWKEFLEVISTLQWVLSFLFLGVACIILMVYLMFTSLWPLPTLYFIWLVMDWQTPERGGRRTTFVRKWRVWEHMRDYFPVKLVKTAELNPNRNYILGCHPHGIMCVGAFTCFSTESCGFTEVFPGVRATLAMLAGLFRIPLFREYAMSAGLSPVSKPSLVHLLSKSGKGNAVVIMIGGAAESLASSPGSHTVVVRHRKGFVRMALEFGADLVPVYSFGENELFRQVILSEGSLGRRLQDLFKKIMGFAPCLFVGEHMAFLPYKSPITTVVGSPLSVPRRVTPTEEEVDHYHGLYMEALSKLFHEHKVSCGLSESHKLEII is encoded by the exons ATGACTAAAGAAAAAACTCAGTGGAAGGAGTTTCTAGAGGTAATAAGTACCCTGCAATGGGTGCTGTCCTTTCTTTTCTTAG GAGTGGCCTGCATTATCTTGATGGTGTACCTGATGTTTACCTCACTGTGGCCGCTGCCCACTCTGTACTTCATATGGCTGGTGATGGACTGGCAAACCCCTGAAAGAG GGGGCAGGAGAACAACATTTGTGAGGAAGTGGAGGGTGTGGGAGCACATGAGAGATTATTTTCCAGTCAAA CTGGTGAAGACAGCCGAGCTGAATCCAAACAGAAACTACATCTTAGGTTGCCATCCGCATGGTATCATGTGTGTCGGAGCCTTTACCTGCTTCAGCACAGAGAGCTGTGGCTTCACTGAGGTGTTTCCTGGAGTGCGAGCAACTCTGGCGATGCTCGCGGGGCTTTTCAGGATACCACTCTTTAGGGAGTACGCAATGAGTGCAG GTCTTTCTCCAGTCAGCAAACCAAGCCTTGTCCACCTCCTTTCAAAAAGCGGCAAGGGAAATGCAGTGGTGATTATGATAGGTGGTGCTGCTGAGTCTCTGGCATCCTCTCCTGGAAGCCACACGGTGGTCGTGAGACACAGAAAGGGATTTGTCAGGATGGCCCTGGAGTTTGG GGCTGATCTGGTACCTGTTTACTCATTTGGGGAGAACGAGCTCTTCCGGCAGGTGATTCTCTCAGAAGGCAGTCTTGGTCGGAGGTTACAGGACCTGTTTAAAAAGATTATGGGTTTCGCCCCGTGTCTATTTGTTGGTGAACACATGGCATTCCTGCCCTATAAGAGTCCGATCACCACTGTTG TGGGAAGTCCACTGTCAGTGCCAAGGCGTGTCACACCTACTGAGGAGGAGGTCGACCACTATCATGGACTGTACATGGAAGCTCTGTCCAAATTATTCCACGAGCACAAGGTCAGCTGTGGACTCTCTGAAAGTCACAAGCTTGAGATCATTTAG